The window ACtcctctaacctggtcaaatgGAATAGGATAGTCAAGTTATACAAGTAGATCACTATTGCTGAATATATAgtcaaactaaaaaataaagcgAAAAATACCACTTCTTGAAGCTTTAGAGGAGGTCCAGAAAGTGATCTCCACTGGGGGAAAAACTCTTCACCGGACACTTGTATAGGCTGAAGAAACTTATTCAAGACAGCAGGAAGGCGAAGTTTTACATTGACCTGTTAAGTGATCAGGGAAAGATTATTCAGAATTATACCACAAGTATtatgagaaaataaaaagaattccaaaccaaaacccaataaaaaaaatataataaatgaCCCTAGAAATTTCATACTCAAAATCAGTTCGTTTAAATGCCAAAAGCTTTATTATGGGGTTACAATACCACATGACTCGAAAACTTGTAGGAAAAATCCAGAACAGCCACATCCCTACTTGGCCGGAGATTAACAACCTCAAGTGGGCATTGCACCTAAACAACAAAACCAGATGCTTTTAATGGATGAACAATCTTAAAAGAAATGCACAcagagaagaaaatggaaaataaacCTGCAGTTAACCAACCTGTGCTCTTGGGGGTATAGTCTCTGGTACAAGTGAGAGTTCCAATTTTAAGTGAGCTGGGGGCAATATTAAAGCTTGAACTGAAACAAGTGGTGATGTATTCTTATTTCCAAGGAAAAGCACTAATCGCCCATGTGGGGCTCTCCATTCTGCTTTAATGCCAATCTGAAATTACTCAACCCCAAGAAATCAGTTGTCTACAGAGAAGGCTTAAAGGAGGCTTGAGCAGGCCCATCCAAACTGCAAAACTGAGAGCATACCTGAATATAAGGATCCTCATACAGCACGCCACTGTCCTTTAGGCACAAAGCCTGAAACCTTTCGGCAATATTTCCAATTGGCTGCAAGCAATGATCAGAGAGGAAACTCAAAATCATAAACACCACAAGAAATGACATAATCATCATAAACACCAAAGGAAGTCCTATGCCAtttgcaaaaactaaatgtacaaaAAACTCATCAAAGTCATTTTCCTTGACATGGAATCTGTATGGAGAAATACGCTTGCGTGTTACAGAAGAAAACAGTGAAAAagctaaaaattaaaataagaacAAACTCATTCACGCAAATTACACCCTAGGGAAAAATCCAGCTAAAACTTCTTAATGTACTGCCAATTCTTAAATTTTTGCAACCGTAAAATCTAGAAAATGTTGTCTCCACTACTGGACAGTGCTAATATTAGCCTACAACTTGCACAAGAAAGCACCTGGACAGTGTTCATCTGGCCTTCAACAGGAGCAATAGCCAACGCCTCCCCTGCATTTGGCGCACCAGCCAAACCAGAGGCCTGAATATGCTCAGCTTCAGCAGTAGCACTAGGAGGGCCTTCAATAGCCATTGGACCCAGGAGATCTTCAAAGGGCGGATCCACAACAGTGAGTGTGCCATTTGCTTCAGTCACAGCTGGATCTGGAGATTCACCATCCTGAAAATTTATACATCAAATTATAATCTGATGTGACAGTGAAGAAGTAGAGCGTCCATATCAACAATTGGCTCACTAAAATCCAGGGAAGGTCATCTCACCACATTACTCATGGCAGGCACCTTTACAAGACTGATCTGGCTCACAGTTGAAGGTCCATTAGCAGGGTGCTGGTCGGTCACCACCAAAGCATTAGAGTTCTGCTGCTGAGCACGCAACTTTATTGCACTTTGCTCAGCAGTATCAGCCTCAGAATTTTCAGCTTTCTTAATCAACGCAGACTGCATAACAAAAAAACATCACCACAATTTTTATCAATCATGGATCAGAATAATACAATAATCAActttaaaatgaaaatcaagtcAAAGAGTGCTTCTTCCACAATGCTGATTGCTGTAATTGATGAAACAGACAATTGGAGAATAAATGAGAAACTCATATGCACACCTGTCGCTCAGGGAACTTTGGCATTTCAGCTAATATATCCATCAAAGCTGCACCTTTCCTACTCAGTTCAATATACTCAACAGCCCGCTGTTGTAGTTCAACATCAATACAACTTCCATACCTGAAAGTATGTTAAAATGTGCCAGTGACATTGAAGAAATTAAGTCATTCACTGGATGAATTTCAAATTAAAACGTGAAATTATCTCACTTGTTGAATATTGCCCCAATTTGAGACTGTAGCTCCGGGTCAGGTGGTTGGGTGTGCATCAAAATCTTTGCATATGATGAAAGAAGAATAGAAACTGTTGGAGTCCTGAACAAACATATTGAAATGAGGGAGGGATAGCAATGAATAAATACTGAGAATGAAAGACAACAAAGCCCAAAATCCTTACGAAACAGAAGGAAGCTTCTCATGTATGACActgaaaatttcttttggatTACATCCAGGCCGTCTAGCCAGAAGATGGCTGTACTCTCCAAGAATATATGCACTTACctattccaaaaaaaattcagaattaCAGGAAACTCAGTATTCAGAAAGGCCAAGTGGAGTCTACTTTATCAGTTGACTGCATTAAAATAAAAAGCACCACAAAATCAAATTCTGCTAATTGATTTTCCTCCTTGAAGATCAACAAGTAATATGCAGAATGCTTGGCATGTCATTAACATGAAGCTCTATAAAAATGTTCAAATGGGAAATTGATCTAGTAGAGTCTCTGATAATAGAAAATATCAGCAGGCATAATTAGATAGAGTAAGTGAAACTGATAGATAAAAGAACTATGTTCATTTACATCTCTGTTATGTATGCATAAACAAAGTACATacaatgtacatatatatatgcttaTTCTCCCCAAAAGACTACCCATTGCGTTGATCGACATGATTTTGCTATTTGGAAACCAAGACTAGAAGGCATTGTAAATGATCATCATATTCCTGTTAATCAAATTTGAAGGCAATGGGAACAAACCTTAACCATAGTTTCATGAACAGCAGGCTTATCAAGATACTCTCTGGCTTTCAGTGCAGCATAAGGCTGATAAAGAATACAAAGACATAGGTTACTCGTATGAAGATTTAAATTATATAAATCCAGAAAAGAGCTACCCTCGTTACCTGTAAATCCTCGTTATTCGTAACGAACTGCACCACACGAAACCAAATGTCATCACTGACAAAATCCCCTGCCTTGTCAATCAACTGAAGGATGACATCCACATACCtacaagtgaaaagtgaaaagcattACATATGGACTCTATTACTAGGTTACTGAATATTTGTTTAGGTTGGTCTTTGAATGAATGGGCGGATCAAATCCCATACCGACTTTTTGGACTTGAAAGCCTACAAACTATAGTACTCGAAGTTCCTGAGTTTCCTACTACTACTTGTTAGATTCAAAATTTGTGCAAATTACAGTACTTGAAGCTCCTAAGAATACCAATCCCACCCAGGAATTTGCAATTCAAGCATACACCAAATCAACCAAGTAGAATGACTAAGCTTGATAGCAAAATATGTATTTATCTTTGGAGACATTTCCATACCATGACAAATCAGGGGCAAACTTCTCTGATAGAATTGCAATTTTTAGTGACAATTCTTCACGCATAGCAAAGTCTGCAGAGCTGAGATACTGAAAACAGATAAACATTAGCACGGGAAAGAACTTCATTTGCATTAGTACAAAAGCAACTACATACGAATAATAATTTAGAAGCTAGACAGGACATCTGCAGTGCTTGGTccagcatatatatatatatatatatacagacatacatatagatatatacCTGTAATAATTCTTCAACTATGTCCTTTGCGTTGGAAACATCACACATGCCATATAGCAAATCAAGTGCACGCCTTCGGATGCTGTTGATAAGAATAAGAGTCAATCATAAGAAAGATAAATAacagatttttgtatttagttTGTGAGAGACTTGTGGTGTGATATAATTTGTGTTTCATCATCACTTGTTTTGTGCCTCAGGTCCGGCCCCTATTAATTCTATATTTTCATTGGGTACTACTAAACCttacttacccaaaaaaaaaaaaagaagataattagCGGATGGCTTAACACTCCAATGTATACATGTTAAGAAAAAAaccacacaaacacacacacacaaaaacaaTCTcacaggaaaaaaaatatttgaactGAAAGACCTTAATAGTAACCTACTGATGTTTTAGCAAAATAAAGAAGCTCCGACATCcagtgaaaatttcttatttctttgaatTAGTATCTTAAGTTCTAGGTAACCAACCTTGTATATTACACGTGAAAATATTTCTTACATGATACGACCATGTATCTCACTCTACATGCCTTCAGTTACCTCTTGTGCAGCTGTTAGAAAAGAGAACCACGAGGGAAATTCCACAGAAGAACACAAAGTACTTCATCTACCTGATATCAGGATCCTTTAATGAGGTAATGATCTGGGCTTGATGTCTTTTTATAATGTCCTGTACATCTGTTACCATTAACATCCGCGTCATATTCTCCTGTGTCACAGAACAAAGAAAGTAACCAGGTCAGTGCCACCATCTCAAACTTTCTAATATGAGAGTGGATGGGCCACATCTGCAGGCTCTAAACATCACTTATTAGGACAATGCAAACAACCTATTTAAGCAGCAGAAGTATATAGGACAATACAAAAACAGCAGGAAGGAAGAAGGGTAGGACATCAGAGACTTCAGTGCATAGAAAGCGGAAAGGAACAACTTACCAAGCCAAGATATCGAATATTTGGCTCACGCACAGCAATAAATTTCCCAAGCAGTGCAACACACTGGGACATCATCTCTTTTTCAGCATCAAGATGCATGACCTGAATAAAAGAtgacaaaatttggaaaaatacCACTAAGTATGTGCATAGATGAAATAGTTTGAAATGAACCACTACTTCAAAGCAAGTTGCATCATGGTTTTCTAGAGCAACCTTAACACATTTAAGAAAGCAATGGCTATAACTGAGATACAATTAAACAGCATATTTGCAATGATATATCAAGTTCGGAATTCTGCCTAAAAGTCTCTTGAAATAGCATGACACAACTACCAAGTCTATTCATTCTAGCCAGGAAACATAAAGAGCTAATAAGAATaagattcttttttttatgaGACATTTCAAGAACAAAATTCCACAGCAGTATAGCTCAAAACCAAAATGTTCATACTTGTTTTTTTACTCATTTGATACTAAATCCAAATTCAGAAAATCAATTACTTCTCAAATTTTGTACTTGCAGTAGGAAAGGAAATTTAACTGACACTATTACCTTTCCACTCATATTGCTCAATCTCAAACATATCTCAAGCAGTAATTATAATTCTTCCAAAAGAAACTATGGAAATAATGCAAATCAATCGGCCTCTTGGCTCAAATTTACTGTTGAAAAATCTACCCATCAAAAGAATCCTAAAACAAATGATCACTAACTACAGTACAACACACTCAATGGTAACTTACAAGAGCAAGGGCTTCAAAAAGCACAGCATGGGATGCATTATTCTTGTTGACATTTTTCACTACATCAGTTCCCATGAGTATCCGTTGTAAAACCTAATTAACCAAGATAAATCAAACATCATATCCAATAACAAGTAATACACTGGGATATAAGATTCAGTGAAGAAACCATCAAAAACTTCATTTGTAAAGGAAGAACACCTCAAATAATGATCTTCTAGTGTTTGGATCTTCAACAGTAGGAAAATACTGAAGAGCCCTCATTGTCTTAACCTGGATCATGTAATAGTGATTATTAAACATAACTAACAATTTAAAACGTCACTTAAAGAAATATATTGCATGATACTAATTgatgaaaaaaattgaattgatataatcacccacttttttcctttttagaaatCCATTCACACCACAAAATTATGCAAGATGCAATGGCAACTAAACTACATCAAAGAATACCCTTCTACATTCTATAACTGCTTCTCTCTAAGTGCGTACCCGTTCATCCTGTAAATCAATCTCGTTCAACCTAAGAACTTACAGATAATTTAAGATTTAAGATCATTCCTAAAAAAGTCCTAAATCATAATTTTTGTTGCTAATTGTAAGAGCAATTTCTGTAAACGTGTCTTGATTTATGAAGGCTCACCATAGAAACCTGCAAAAAGTATTATGCACAGACAAGTTTCTTGGTACTTACTGACACACACCAGAATATGTTGAAATACAAAAGAAGAAAGCCCatcaaagaaaattttctgCGCTATACCTACCAAAGGATTTTCTCCTGCGAGTAACATGATTTCCCTTGTATGCTCAATTCAACTCCAATAATGTGATTTTAATAAATGCACCAAGATTAACCCCTCAAATCAATTAGTTCCAGCTTTGAAATTATAATCCATGCACTTTTGGGATTCACAAATTCGTAGTCCTCTAAAATCTAGAATTATGCTCCACCTGAATTGTCCAAATTAAAAAAGGATCCAATACAAGTGAATTTACATCTTTACAGTTTAAGATGGAGTTCTCTGTTGAGAATTATGCTCAAACCCAAAATCTTGGACTCAAGAAACAATAAATGCAAGTTAACCATTCAACATGAGTTATTTACAGTATTGCAGCCCTAACAACTAACTCGGAGTTTAACAGAAAAGGCATACAAACCTGAAGCCAGGGAGATGGAATACCATAGTAAGTGTATTCTTGTGGAATATCTTGGTTCCTTGCCAGCctttccaaaattttaacaCACTTTGGCAGACAACTCCAGTATGTGTCATGGTTATGCGACACTAAGGCAACTAAAAGGCTCATTGAAGATGTTAAGACACCCAAATCACGTTCATCTAACAGTTGTGCCATTCGATCTGACCTGATAATAACAACAAATAGCTTATCAAATTTGCAATGGTACAATTATCCATCAAATATGTCTACAATTTTATACTAATTACCAGCCATCCACATTCACAACATCAGGATTTTTTCTAAACAGGCGTAGGAGACATAAAGCAGCCTTCTTCCTCACAAGGGGCCTGCAACTACTGGATAGCTGAAGGGAAAGAAACTGTCAACAAAAATATTCAACTCATTAGTACTCAAACAAAAGTCAAGAAACTGTCTGCTTACAAGTAATTTTTGAACATCAGGTGCAAGTGATTCAGCAAACTCCCTCCCACCAATATTTCCGACCTGTACAAGGCAACAAATAAAGacataacaaaaataaaacgaaaaaagaataaaagaaatttgcTAATTATCTAGAAAGGTCTATAACCATACCAGAGTCAGTGCTAGGCACTGGAAAGTCTCATTTCTACCGATGATATCATTCCGGACTGTATTAATAGCTAATCTCAAAAAGTCGTGATTCTCATTTAGCAAACACGATGTCACTATGTACCCAACCTGCAGCCAGATCGAGTCAGTTGAACATTCCCACAATAACATCATTGTCCCAAAGCAGAATCAAATTAGTTTAGTAGAAAAGTTCATGAATGTAAGCAGTAAATAAATCCTATGAAGGATACCCTAAAGCATCTATTTAACAAATTAGGAAGAATTTTTCTACATTTCCCAGGCAAGAGCTAAATTCAAAAAGACATCAACATCCCTATTGCACGCATATTACAGAATCAACTTTGAACATTCAAACGAAATTCGCTGACTATTTCCAGATTTTATAATGGACCTGTTTTTGTGCTGCTGCTTTGACCTCACAATGTGCCAGAAAGCTTACTAAGCAAAGTCACAAGCAACATCCGCTCAGCATTTGATAATTTTACTGGTTCAATGGGTGTAGCAAACGACTGTCCATAAAATTGGCACAAGGCATCCAAGAACAAATCCAAAAATCAAAAGTTCTTAATCCTCCAACTGATTGTTGCATTCAATTGGCAATAAAGTTTAAATCATTTCAAAACCAATAGTTACAGTTTGATTCCATCAATTATTACAAGTACTGCATAAGGATGGAAAAAGCACATCTAtataacaaatgaaaaaaaatgtaaagtgCTGCAGCAAATTCAAAACTTTTTAGATGCATGCTTAACATGAGATAATCGTCATGAGTTGACAGGATCCAGTTTTTAATGAATGTCATCTATCTCACACAGAGTCTATTTTAGTGCATGTAAGCAACTAGAAATATAGCATAGCAAAATAATTATCACACATGCAATAAGAACTATCCAGCACATgtattgtagtgaacgactagCTTATTTAAGTTGATTGCAATCAAACGTAGTTGGGTTCTGAGTAATTGATTGAAACCTTATTGCCAAAAGTAACAATACTAGCATTACAAGACAAGATCATTGCATTGTGTTATCAAAAACTGAGGTCATCAGGTACCTGCTTTTCAGGATACTTGGGAGCAGATATTAAAGAAACGGCTTCCATGTGACCAAAGTCCACATCATAACCAAGCATGTATATGTAAAGCATTTTCCAGACGTATTTCTTCTTCTCATAAGGAGTCAAACCCTGTAGTGAACAAAACATATGTAAAAAAACTCATACAATACCAAAATCAGACTCATCTCTAAGATAcagttgaaaattttgattgcacagaatataacaaaatttgcAAGCAATATGAATGCCAAAATGACAAGCAGAGCAATATGCTGAAAAATATTGCTgacaaaaaatttctaaaaaaatattaaacttgACCAGCCCCAAGGGAAGCTACAAACTCCAAATTTAGCAAATAAAAACTGGCCGTAAGAGACACCCCGAAAATTGtaagtaagaaaaaaaaaatgcagacaaTTTCGATTCTGCAATAACACCCTAAGGAAGTCCATTACTCAGAGCTCTTGTCATAACTGAACAGTTTGTTCAACTTCATATATCTAAGGATTGGTTAAAGAATTTGTAACGACTTTGGGTCACATACTACTCACAACTTGGTTTACGCAATTGAAATTTCTAATTCTGCAACAAATGAAGGATCAAGATCAAACAAATAACCAGGAGATCACATCAGTAGTTTGGGCTACAAAAGTTGTTGGCATAGGGCACTGATTTGTTACAGTTTGCACCAGAATGGCCCCCTATGGTCTCGCAACGTGGTGAATTGGGACATTGTTAGACAATGAAGTAACTTCACAGCATGTTCAACCAAGGACAGGAGATGATTGCAAGACATGAAGGTTCATTGAGAAGAAATACATAAGGCTGAGTTCTGATAACTTTACCTAAGCATTGCTGCTGATGGACAGTGATTAGGCTACAAAACTTTGTTTAAGTAGCTCAGGCCATGGTAATTGCAActgtaattttgaaaaatcaatttTCAAAGACATCACCTTCCCAAGATCcccaccaaaaaacaaaaatcagtgAGCTTCATGTAGCTCCCAGTGATTGCGCTGATGATGGCTATATGCATTAGCCTCAGGATCAGAGTATGGCCACAATAAGTGACAGGCTCAAGTAGATAAGTAAAgcaggaaaagagaaaaaataaaaataacatagGTCAGCAAAAATGATACCGCACACAACAAGAACGTTTTGATAAATTAATCTTCATTTTAAGATTGAAACAAAGAAGGACTACAGTTTCCTTCTGCCTTTGCAGTAAAATATTCTAAAATTGAAGAGGAGGTCTTGGTTAGTGAGCATTTGAAACAAGGAAACTTCCACAATCCCAAATAAAAGCCTACTTGGCTTTTAGCTGAAACGAATCTCACCATGATTACTAGGGGAAATCCTTGGACAACAACGCCAGTCACCTCAGAGTCAATGACGCACAAACATCACTTGCCATATCTCTCATATTTTGAAAATGTTACTATATACCCTGCTTCCTGAATATCAATCTGTCGTGTACAGTCTTCTAACCCTTATCCACTTAAAACTTGTCTCTTTCACTACTTAGTTGAGCATTAACAAACTCCATGGATTACCTTTTTCCCTTGCTATAGGCCACCACCCAGAAAAGGAACAACAACAAAGAGGCTGGTGCAATTTATGTATGAATGCTTAAGTCTTCTTAACGATTCTACATATAGCAACAAGGTCATGAAGTTCAAGGCTTAATCATAACTTAACTGAACATACTAGCGAATTATTCTAAACCACAAATCCAGGAAGGTATGGTGGGACCCCCAGCTCCTACCAGTTCACACAGATCATACCATGTCTTTGCCATGGATTGAATGTGTTATAAGCTGTGCAAGTAGTGCAGTACTTTCCCGATTATACTGAATTTGGAGAAATAGCCGTGCATGATCTAACAACGTCCATCAAATAACATCGAAGAAATCACAACTTTCATCCAAGTAATTTTCAGTGCTGAAAgtacaagaagaaaatgaaggtttagcgaaaaagaaaaaaaaagcagccACAAATGCCAATATTTCAACATTACTCGTCTACACCCCTTCCGAATTATCAGCATTCACTACCAACAAAATGCTAGctcattttcatttcttaacacattttttcttcttttgtccaACTAACCCTTTCCAAACATAAATTCCATCTAAGATTATCAACTCAAAATTtctgaactagaaaggcctctACTAATCAAATTGCCAATGACAGAATTCAAAAAGAAAGTAAGCATCCAAAACGAGCCAAAATTACAAAACCATAAAACACTCCAAACACATTTCGACTAAGCCTTAAAAAGTGAATTCGGACTTCAAATTCCACAAATTTTAAACTAAGCCAACACATTCAAAGCCCTCTTTATTCGATAAAAAACCTAATTTACACAAATGCACCACTTAAACACAAAAAAACCTAAACACAACTCCACAAAAATACAGTCCCCTCAGCTCAACAGCTCATATCGAATTAAAAAAagcttttaaaaaaatgattacaagaaagaaaaataaatgaagtaCCTTTTCATTTTTGAAGCGAGTACGGATATTGCCGAGCTCTTTATCGACGCGGAGGCGTTCTTGTTCTTTGTTCTGGCAATTGCGGACGTCGCTGATGAACACCGACAGCCCTCTCATGCCAGACAACGCCATCTCCAAGCGGTCCGATCACAACTCCGGTCCAGATCCAACTCAAAACGCTTGGTCCGGTTACAATTGAAAGATCTTAATCCTCTGCTTTGGTTTCTTCAAAATGAATGCATCTAATCAAAATTCCAGGTGGAATTCACCGAGTAAAAATCAAAATGCTGAGAGTGAAAAATAatgtttagggtttgaatttacAAATAGAGAGAGAACAGTGGGTGTGTGGAGGCGTGATCTAGAGAGAGACAGAGGTGGACTGAGGAGAAAATTTGGAAAGAGCCGTCGGGGCCCGATAGATAGGCTGATGAGGAAGAAAGAcgacttttttttccctttttttttagtataCTACAATTTTTTACAGCAGATGACGCCATCATTtcgctttttttttatttttgttttatttattgacTCCGCTATAATAATTAGCATTAACATTTAAAACtcgatttt is drawn from Coffea arabica cultivar ET-39 chromosome 1c, Coffea Arabica ET-39 HiFi, whole genome shotgun sequence and contains these coding sequences:
- the LOC113726995 gene encoding AP-2 complex subunit alpha-1-like isoform X1, which gives rise to MALSGMRGLSVFISDVRNCQNKEQERLRVDKELGNIRTRFKNEKGLTPYEKKKYVWKMLYIYMLGYDVDFGHMEAVSLISAPKYPEKQVGYIVTSCLLNENHDFLRLAINTVRNDIIGRNETFQCLALTLVGNIGGREFAESLAPDVQKLLLSSSCRPLVRKKAALCLLRLFRKNPDVVNVDGWSDRMAQLLDERDLGVLTSSMSLLVALVSHNHDTYWSCLPKCVKILERLARNQDIPQEYTYYGIPSPWLQVKTMRALQYFPTVEDPNTRRSLFEVLQRILMGTDVVKNVNKNNASHAVLFEALALVMHLDAEKEMMSQCVALLGKFIAVREPNIRYLGLENMTRMLMVTDVQDIIKRHQAQIITSLKDPDISIRRRALDLLYGMCDVSNAKDIVEELLQYLSSADFAMREELSLKIAILSEKFAPDLSWYVDVILQLIDKAGDFVSDDIWFRVVQFVTNNEDLQPYAALKAREYLDKPAVHETMVKVSAYILGEYSHLLARRPGCNPKEIFSVIHEKLPSVSTPTVSILLSSYAKILMHTQPPDPELQSQIGAIFNKYGSCIDVELQQRAVEYIELSRKGAALMDILAEMPKFPERQSALIKKAENSEADTAEQSAIKLRAQQQNSNALVVTDQHPANGPSTVSQISLVKVPAMSNVDGESPDPAVTEANGTLTVVDPPFEDLLGPMAIEGPPSATAEAEHIQASGLAGAPNAGEALAIAPVEGQMNTVQPIGNIAERFQALCLKDSGVLYEDPYIQIGIKAEWRAPHGRLVLFLGNKNTSPLVSVQALILPPAHLKLELSLVPETIPPRAQVQCPLEVVNLRPSRDVAVLDFSYKFSSHVVNVKLRLPAVLNKFLQPIQVSGEEFFPQWRSLSGPPLKLQEVVRGVRPMPLLEMANLFNSYRLMVCPGLDPNPNNLVASTTFYSESTRAMLCLLRVETDPADRTQLRMTVASGDPTLTFELKEFIKEQLVSIPLVARPPAPVPPQPQPTIPPSPSATSDPGALLAGLF
- the LOC113726995 gene encoding AP-2 complex subunit alpha-1-like isoform X2, translated to MALSGMRGLSVFISDVRNCQNKEQERLRVDKELGNIRTRFKNEKGLTPYEKKKYVWKMLYIYMLGYDVDFGHMEAVSLISAPKYPEKQVGYIVTSCLLNENHDFLRLAINTVRNDIIGRNETFQCLALTLVGNIGGREFAESLAPDVQKLLLSSSCRPLVRKKAALCLLRLFRKNPDVVNVDGWSDRMAQLLDERDLGVLTSSMSLLVALVSHNHDTYWSCLPKCVKILERLARNQDIPQEYTYYGIPSPWLQVKTMRALQYFPTVEDPNTRRSLFEVLQRILMGTDVVKNVNKNNASHAVLFEALALVMHLDAEKEMMSQCVALLGKFIAVREPNIRYLGLENMTRMLMVTDVQDIIKRHQAQIITSLKDPDISIRRRALDLLYGMCDVSNAKDIVEELLQYLSSADFAMREELSLKIAILSEKFAPDLSWYVDVILQLIDKAGDFVSDDIWFRVVQFVTNNEDLQPYAALKAREYLDKPAVHETMVKVSAYILGEYSHLLARRPGCNPKEIFSVIHEKLPSVSTPTVSILLSSYAKILMHTQPPDPELQSQIGAIFNKYGSCIDVELQQRAVEYIELSRKGAALMDILAEMPKFPERQSALIKKAENSEADTAEQSAIKLRAQQQNSNALVVTDQHPANGPSTVSQISLVKVPAMSNVDGESPDPAVTEANGTLTVVDPPFEDLLGPMAIEGPPSATAEAEHIQASGLAGAPNAGEALAIAPVEGQMNTVQPIGNIAERFQALCLKDSGVLYEDPYIQIGIKAEWRAPHGRLVLFLGNKNTSPLVSVQALILPPAHLKLELSLVPETIPPRAQVQCPLEVVNLRPSRDVAVLDFSYKFSSHVNVKLRLPAVLNKFLQPIQVSGEEFFPQWRSLSGPPLKLQEVVRGVRPMPLLEMANLFNSYRLMVCPGLDPNPNNLVASTTFYSESTRAMLCLLRVETDPADRTQLRMTVASGDPTLTFELKEFIKEQLVSIPLVARPPAPVPPQPQPTIPPSPSATSDPGALLAGLF